One window of the Carnobacterium maltaromaticum DSM 20342 genome contains the following:
- a CDS encoding oleate hydratase, translating into MYRSNGNYEAFARAKKPVRSDEVSAYLVGSGLASLSAAAFLIRDGQVKGDKIHILEELPIAGGSLDGIYKNEYGFVIRGGREMESHFECLWDLFRSIPSLEVEDASVLDEFYWLNKEDPNSSKCRLIHNQGEQFPTDGQLTLSEKAIKEILALCLMKETQLDDKKITDVFTKEFFSSNFWTYWCTMFAFEEWHSAMEMRRYLMRFIHHIDALADFSSLKFTKYNQYESLVLPMLAYLKENGVHFQYDTKVENVLVTSENGNKKAERLILNVKGQEKIVKLSENDLVFITNGSITESSTYGNNTTPAPPTKELGGSWNLWKKMVEQDSDFGKPEKFCENIPDESWFVSATVTTLDKKIAPYIEKISKRDPYAGRVVTGGIVHAKDSNWKMSYTINRQPHFKNQPEDQLVIWVYALLSDKPGNYIKKTITECTGNEIASEWLYQMGVPTDLIDDLAKNSCNTVPCYMPYITSYFMPRAKGDRPLVIPDGYKNLAFIGNFAETERDTVFTTEYSVRTAMEAVYTLLDIDRGVPEVFASSYDIRMLLNASYYLNDKKGIKEVKVPLLEGIIERKGLKKIKGTFIEELLEDAKLL; encoded by the coding sequence ATGTATAGAAGTAATGGTAATTATGAAGCATTCGCACGAGCAAAAAAACCAGTTAGATCAGATGAAGTATCTGCCTATTTAGTCGGTTCAGGATTAGCCTCTCTTTCAGCGGCTGCCTTTCTCATCAGAGACGGTCAAGTGAAAGGTGATAAAATCCACATTTTAGAAGAACTCCCAATTGCTGGGGGATCTTTGGATGGTATTTACAAGAACGAATATGGATTTGTTATTCGAGGTGGACGTGAAATGGAGAGTCATTTTGAATGCCTTTGGGATTTATTTAGATCTATTCCGTCATTAGAAGTAGAAGATGCGTCCGTTTTGGATGAGTTTTACTGGTTAAATAAAGAAGATCCTAACTCTTCGAAATGCAGATTAATCCACAATCAGGGAGAACAATTCCCTACCGATGGACAATTAACTTTGAGTGAAAAGGCAATTAAAGAGATACTTGCATTGTGCTTAATGAAAGAGACTCAGTTAGATGACAAAAAAATCACGGACGTTTTCACAAAAGAGTTTTTTTCTTCTAATTTTTGGACTTATTGGTGTACAATGTTTGCTTTCGAAGAGTGGCATTCAGCAATGGAAATGAGAAGATACTTGATGCGCTTTATTCATCATATTGACGCTCTTGCGGACTTTTCATCATTAAAATTCACAAAATATAATCAATATGAATCATTAGTTTTACCAATGTTAGCCTATTTAAAAGAAAATGGTGTGCATTTCCAATATGATACAAAAGTTGAAAATGTATTAGTTACTTCTGAAAATGGAAATAAGAAAGCAGAGCGTCTAATTTTAAATGTAAAAGGTCAAGAAAAAATTGTCAAGTTATCAGAAAATGATTTGGTGTTTATTACGAATGGATCCATTACTGAAAGTTCAACATATGGAAATAATACTACACCTGCACCACCAACAAAAGAATTAGGAGGTAGCTGGAATTTATGGAAGAAAATGGTGGAACAAGATTCGGATTTTGGTAAACCAGAAAAATTCTGTGAAAATATTCCAGATGAAAGTTGGTTTGTCTCAGCTACAGTGACAACATTAGATAAAAAAATAGCGCCTTATATTGAAAAAATTAGTAAAAGAGATCCTTATGCAGGTAGAGTTGTAACGGGTGGTATTGTCCATGCGAAGGACTCTAATTGGAAAATGAGCTATACAATAAATAGACAGCCTCATTTTAAAAATCAACCTGAAGACCAATTAGTGATTTGGGTATATGCATTACTTTCTGATAAACCTGGAAATTATATTAAAAAAACGATTACTGAATGTACTGGAAATGAAATTGCTTCAGAATGGTTGTATCAAATGGGTGTTCCTACAGATCTGATTGATGATTTGGCTAAGAATTCTTGTAACACCGTTCCATGTTATATGCCCTATATTACGTCGTACTTTATGCCAAGAGCAAAAGGTGATCGTCCATTAGTCATACCAGACGGATACAAAAATTTGGCATTTATTGGTAATTTTGCAGAAACAGAAAGGGATACCGTATTTACTACGGAGTATTCTGTAAGAACAGCTATGGAAGCTGTCTATACCTTATTGGATATAGATCGTGGTGTACCAGAAGTATTTGCATCATCCTACGATATTCGAATGTTATTGAATGCTTCTTACTATCTAAATGATAAAAAAGGGATTAAAGAAGTGAAAGTTCCGCTATTAGAGGGAATAATCGAACGAAAAGGATTGAAGAAAATAAAAGGAACGTTCATTGAAGAATTGCTTGAGGATGCAAAATTGTTATAG